The genomic stretch CTGTATGACGATCGAATTTTTATCATCTAAATTTTCAAGCTCGGATTCGGAATAATCAACATCATTAAGATCTTCTAACAGCATTTCACTATAGCCTAAAATCGCGTTAACAGGAGTGCGCAAGTCATGTCTTAAGTTTGCTACTAAAGATGATTTTACGAGATGATGTTCATGAATATTTGTTTCAAAATTAGTCATTATTAAATTGTTGATTTCAATATAAAAAATTGTTATATATAAAAAAGAAAAATTAAGAAAGAAAAAACTCTATTTTACTTAATAATCTTGGTAATTCAATTGGTTTTGTATCATAGTCATCACATCCAGCATCGATGGCTTTTTGATGATCTCCAGCCATAGCGTGAGCCGTTAAGGCAATAATGGGAGTAGATTTAGTGTCCTCTTTTTGTTTTAATTGTTGAGTTGCTGTCCAACCGTCAATGATAGGTAAGCTCATATCCATCAATATTAAATCGGGTTTTTCTGAGATAGCTTTTTCAATGCCTTCATTACCATCAACAGCAATAATAATTTCATAGCCTTTTCGTTTTAATCTACGAGATAACATATCACGATTCATTTCATTATCTTCTACTAATAAAATCTTGTACATAAAATAAATTTAAACTCCTTAATAATTATATAATTTTTATTTTTAAACTTTTTTTAAATCTATTATTTTAATGATGTTAAAATCATAATTAAAGATTTTTTATGAGGTCGCTTGTTCAATTAAATGATGAATTTCTTTCAGTAAAGATTGACGATCGTAAGCACCTTTTTTAATAATATCTTCTACATAAGAATTTAATTGTTGTCGTTCTTTTTCACTAATATCTTTAGCGCTAATAATTATAACAGGAATTTTTGCCCAATCAGGATTTTGCCGTAAAAGACTAACAAATTGAAATCCGTCTATTTTGGGCATCATTAAATCTAATAAGATTAATTTAGGAATATTAATTTTAATTTTGTTTAATCCATCTTCTCCGTCTTGAGCTTCCACGACTTGCCAACCTTCTTTTTCTAATAATCGGCGCATCATTTTTCGAGTTGTTTCATCGTCATCTACTATCATGATTGTTTTCTCAGATAATGAGTTGTATTTTCCTAAAATATTTTTCAATTGATTTTGATTTAACGGTTTTGTTAAATAATCCGTAGCCCCTAATGTATAGCCCATACTTCGATCGCTGAGAAAAGTTGCCATTACCACGGGAATAGAAGCTAAATCAGGATCAGCTTTTAGTTGACTTAAAACAGACCAACCATCAATTTTGGGCATAACAACGTCTAAAATAATGACATCTGGTTTAATTTGACGTGCTAATTGTAAGGCTTCAGCAGGATTGGTAGTAGAAGTAATCTGAAAATGTCCATCACTCAAAAAGTGGGTTATTACATCATGAGTACTTATATCATCGTCAATGACGAGAATTTTTTTCATGGGTTGTTCAATATTCGATTCATCGGTAGATAATTCGATCGTAACTTTTTGAATCTCGGATTTAATGTCCGTGACTTCGGCAGGTATATGAGATGTAAATGTAGTTCCTTTTCCTTCTTCACTGTCTAAAAGAATATAACCTCCCATCATCTCCGTAAATTTTTTAGTAATAGTTAAACCTAAACCAGTACCACCATATTTCCTAGTGGTAGAAGCATCCGCTTGAGAAAAAGCATTAAATAATTTGGCTTGTTGGCTCGGATTCATGCCAATACCAGTATCTTTAATTTCAAATAAAATCCAATCTTTGTTATCTTTGACATAACGATCGATCGTCATAGTAATTACTCCATCTTTAGTAAATTTACTAGCATTACTCAACAAATTAAACATATTTTGTCTAATTTTGGTAATATCTGCCGTCATAAATCCCAAATTATCAGAATAATTAACTTCAAAGACATTATTATTTTTTTCCATTAAGGGTTGAATTGTAACAACAATTTCTTGAATAATTTTGCTTATTTCAAAATGTTCTAAGTATAATTCCATCTTTCCGGCTTCAATTTTAGAAATATCTAAAATATCATTAATTAAACCTAATAAATGTTTTCCAGCACCCTGTATTTTTTTTAAATCTTCGACAAATTCTTCTTCTCCCATGTCTTCGGCTTCTTCTTCTAATAACTCGCTATAACCGATAATGGCATTTAAAGGAGTTCTTAATTCGTGACTCATATTGGCTAAAAATGAACTTTTCGCACGATTTGCTTCTTCGGCGATTTCTTTGGCTTCTTCTAATTGATGAGTACGATTTTTTACTCTTGTTTCTAATTCTTGATTTGTTGTCGCTAAAAATGCAAAAGATTCCTGTAATTTTTGTGCCATTTGATTAAACAAAAATCCTAGATGTCCTAATTCATCTTTGCGATTAATTTCTATCTGAAAATCTAAATTTCCTTGAGCAATACGATCGGTTGCAGACATTAATTCTGTAAGCGGTTTTTCAATCTCTTTTTTAATCAAAGAATAGATAATAATAATGATAGCGGTTAAAGATAAAATTCCTACCACTACCATACTTCTAGCAATAACAAATACTTGGAAATTTAACCATGATTAGACCTCTTGCAAAATTAAATACGAGATAGGATTAACCAGAATAATCTATAATTTTGGGCGATGGAGGATACCTTAAGTATAAGATTTAATTATGAAACTTGAGAGAATAAAAAAATTAAAGCCAGAAAAGTTTAAAAGGAGATTTGGAGTAAAAAAAGAAACCTATAATCTTTTAGTAGAAATAGTCAAAAAAGAACAAAACAATCACAAAAGAGGAAGGAAAAGCAAATTAACAGTGTCCGAGCAGATTTTAGTAACCTTGGAATATTTGAGAGAATATCGAACTTATTTTCACATATCAGAGTACTGGAATATCTCAGAATCAACGGTTTGTAGAACAGTTCATAAAATTGAAAAAATCTTGCTCAAATCAGGTTATTTTTCCCTAGGTGGTAAAAAAGAATTGATAAAAAAAGAGAATGAAATTAAGGCAGTATTAATAGATGTTACTGAAATAGCAATCGAAAGACCAAAAAAAAGACAAAAAATTTACTATAGTGGCAAAAAGAAGGAACATACATTTAAAGCACAATTAGTAGTTAATAAAGATACCTTGGAAATAATTTGTTATGTAAATGGACGAGGAAGAGAACATGATTTTAAAATTTTTAAAAACAGTAGATTACCATTAAGTGAAAAAATAAAGTGTTTAGTAGACAAAGGTTATCAAGGTATAGAAAAAATTCATAAATTAAGCGAAATACCAAAAAAGAAAACAAAAAAAAGAAAGTTAACCCAAGAAGAAAAAAGAAAAAATAGAGAGTTAAATCGACAAAGAATCGTAATTGAACATGTAAATAGAAAACTTAAAATATTTAGAATACTATCAGAAAAATATAGAAATAAAAGAAAAAGATTTGGGTTAAGATTCAACTTAATTGCGGGAATTTATAACTATGAAATAGTGAAAAAAGACATAGCTATTATTTAAGAACTATATTAAAGAATCCAGTAAATTAATTTGTGTATTTTATCGCCAATGGGTATTTACTTTCCTAGGTTGAGAATTATATAAGCAAGAATTATGATTAACTGTATAAAGGCACTTATTTTCTTTAATTAAATTAAAGGCGATTGCTAATATTTTGTCTTATCCTATCATCTTTTTATGTTCATTATAATTTTGCAAGAGATCTATTGAGGAACGATCGTCACCCAATACCAATCAGCACCATCTATTTGACTAACAACATAATATTCTTGATTTTTTTCACTATGTAACAGTGCTCCTTCTGTGATGGGTGCTTCCAGATCAATAGATTTCATTAACTCAAAAAAAACTGACCAATCATAGGTTTTATTTCCTGTTTTTTTGATCATGTCATCTATAGTTATATTTCCATCACTTTGTTTAATTTCTTCCATTAAATCTGGATGTACAATAAACCTTCCATTTCGATCGAAAATAACATTTTCTGTACCATTTATTTTTTCTTCTAAAGTGCTTTTTTGTAATTCGCTAATGAGAATATCATGACCAATAGTACCGATATGATTCCCTTTTGTATCATCAATGGGAGTGACACTAGAAACCATCCAATCTTCTAGGGTTGCATCATAATAAATACTTGTCCAAACCGTTTTTCTGGAGGGATTATTTTTTTTAGTGGTAATTTGAAAAGACTCGTCAGTGGTAACTATTTTATCTGATGTAGCTTTTTCTGTCCAAGGATAGTTAGGCATATAAATTACAATGCCATTTTCAGGAATTTGAATATAGGTATTAACAAAATGATTTTCCCATGCTCTGCCAAAGGATTTAACGATGTGAAAAAAATCAATCACTCGCTCTTTCATCTCATCATTGATCAGCACATTTTTTCCTAGAAAAACTCCGGGAGTGTTTTGATCATCAAAAGGCTGAAGATTTCGAATAGTACCATCTTTTCTTCTGACTAAAATTTTATTAAATTTCTCAATATCTTGAACAGAATTCACTCCCAACTCTTGCGTTATAAATGTTTTCATGTTCTGATTATTTTTTTGAGAATCTAAGAAAATTTGACTTTCTTTTTTGACCACTACTTCTGTATAAATTCTAACATTTTTAATGGCGTGATCTTTAACTTTTTTCATTAAATAAATAAATCCTAAACCATTACAAACAATCGTTATTATCCCTACGGAAATAACTGTTTTAATAAGAGTTTTTTTTGTTAAAGATTCATTAAAAATCTTTTTAGTTTTGTTTCGATTATTAATGTATTCTGTATCCATTATTTTTAATTAGAGGTTGTGTTAAATAGTCCGCAAAATAAGCCTTTAATAATTTTTCTTCTATACAAGGACAAGAAATTATCTTAAATAGATTTTGTAATGTTTTATCTTCTTGAAACTCAAATGAGCCTAACGATCGTTGTAAGAAATTCTCAGATTTTAGCAAGGTTAAAAAGGGTGTTAGTTCATTATCTACTTTAGAGCGAATAATTTCTTGTAATTTTTCATACCATTTTTGATAGGATATGATCTCTATATTACTATTATTTTTCTTCATCCAGTGTAATAAGGTACTCCACTTAATAGGATTCGGATTAACCAAATTAAAACTATTATTTAGAGACGATTCTTGTTGAGATAAATACACGATCGTTTTACTAATATAGTCCACAGAGACAAGATTCACGATGGCATCTATATCGGGAAAAAGAGATAATTGTAAGCAACCTTTCAACATTCTGGGAATAAATTCAGCACTAAAAGATGAATTCGGTTTAGTAAAATTTATTATATTACTAGGTCGAAAAATAGTGATAGGAACACCTCTTGATTGAGACATTATTAATAATTTTTCTGCTACATATTTACTTTTCGCATAACCTCCACATAAAAAGTGTCCATCGGGTTTTTGATCTGTTTTAATAAACGTAATTTTTTCTGAAGAAAAGACATCCGTTGTGGAGATATAAAAAATAGGTTTTGTTTTAAAATGACAAGCTAATTTTATAATTTCTTCTGTGCCTTTTACATTGACACGTCGCAAAAAAGAATAAGGATAAACAATATTAACCCATGCTCCACAATGATAAATCAAGTCTATTTTTTGAGCTAATTCTTTAAATTTTTCTATGGATAATCCTAAATTGGGTTCCGCTAAATCACCGATAACAGGAATAATACGATCGTGCCATTTTTCCTCCCAAAGATGATTATTTTTTAGCCTTTTTTCAATTCTTTTTAAAGTATCAATATTTTTTTTCTCTCTTACCAAACAATAAATTTTATAAGAGGTATTTATTAAAAGTTGAGATAATAAATGTATTCCTAATAAACCTGTTGATCCTGTTAAAAATACATTATCTTTATTTTCTTTAAAATTAAATTTATTTTCTGGAAAAATATCTGATTTTAAAATTACATCTTTCCTCATAAATTCTAATTCATCTTTGGATAAATTAACATAACTTTTTGCTTTAATATTTTCAGCTAAACAAGTAATAGTTGAATTTTCTAAAAATTTATTGATCGAAATATGGCAATTAAAATAAGTATTAATTTCATCCATAAGGACGATCGCCTTTAAAGAATCACCACCGAGATCAAAAAAGTCATCATTTACGCCGATATAATGCAAATTTAATGACTTTTGCCACATTTGAGTTAATTTAATTTCTATGGAGTTTGTCGGAGGTGAATAAGATGTTTTTCTTAATGTTTCTTCTTGAGGTATGGGTAAGGCACGTCGATCGATTTTACCATTCAGAGTTTGAGGAAATTCTGAGAGAATAATAAAAGAAAAGGGAATTTCATGAGGTGGTAATTTATGGATTAAATAATCTTGTATAGCAGAAATAATATTGTCTTTTTTGCCCTGATTCCTAAGAGTTAAATAAGCAATTAATCGTTTATCTTCTTCATTAAAGTTATATAAAATAACAACAGCTTTACTAATACTTGGATATTTTTCTAAAGTCGCTTCAATCTCTCCTAATTCGACTCGAAAACCCCTAATTTTTACTAATTGATCATTTCTCCCGACAAATCTTAATTGTCCATCCGGTAAATATACTGCTATATCACCTGTTTTGTACATTTTGGAACTAGAATCATTAGTGAAAGGATTAGGTAAAAATCTCTCGGCAGTCAAATCTTCTCGATTACGGTATCCCCTCGCGATACCAGCACCTGTTAAATATATTTCTCCTAATTCTCCTTCAGGTACAACTTGTAAATTTTCGTCTAATAATAATACTTCCGTTTGACTGATAGGTTTACCAATAGGAGGAATATCGTCATAACCTTTGGGAATTAGAGCAACGGTGGAAAATGTGGTATCCTCGGAAGGGCCATAAAGGTTAAATACTTGTTTAATCTGTTTAAACTTATAAACTTCTTGTACTATTTTATTTGATAATGCTTCTCCAGCAAGATTTACAGTGGTGACTGACGAGGGAATTCCATTAATTTTACAAATAGATGCGATCGCACTAGGTACAGTATCAATGAGAGTAACTTCTTGAGCATGAGAGGATTCTGGGAGGTGTAAAATATTATCAACTAAAATGACTTTACCGCCGACACTCAACGGTACAAAAATCTCAAATATTGATAAATCAAAACAAATAGAAGTAGAAGCTAAAACCCCTTTTAATTGTTCTAAACTGAAAAAATCGATCGCCCAATTAATAAATGCGATCGTGTTACGATGTTCAATTTCTACTCCTTTTGGTTGTCCTGTCGAGCCAGAAGTGTAAATAATATAAGCGAGGCTATTAATATTATCAGTATGGGTTATATTTGTTGTAGAATATCGATTAATATTATCTTGTTCTTGATCTAAATTAACTTTAATAGCGGAATGATTTGGTAAATTTTTAGATAAAGATTCTTGAGTGATTAAAATAGATAATTGAGAATCTTTAATCATGAAATCTAATCTATCTTGAGGATAGTTAGGATCAAGAGGAACGTAGGCAAACCCTGCCTTTAAAATTCCCAAAAGTGAGATAATTAAATTAGCATTTCTTTCCAAGCAAATACCGACCAAAATTTCTTCTTTTTTTTCTATTTCTAAACCTTTCAAATAATGAGCTAACTGATTTGATTTTTGATGTAACTCCTGATAGGTTAATTGTTCATTTTCTGTAAGAATAGCGATGTTATAAGGAATTTTTTGGACTATATTTTCAAAAAAATCTTGAATGCAATTAATGTTGCTCATTTTCTATAAATAGTTAAAATATTGATGTTTTCATTATCTACTCTTTCATAATAAAACTCATCTACTCCATCAAAAGCAAGAAAAATACCTAAACCTCCAATCGGTCGATCGTCGATCGCTACATTAATCATTTCTGATTCTACTTCCAGTTTACTGGTGGGATCAAAAGGAATTCCAGAATCATGAATTGTAATAACGATCGTCTTGTCTGATATTTCTGACTCAAAAAAAATATAACTTTCTCGATCGTCTTCTGAATAGCCATAATTAATAATATTAGTAGCCAATTCATCAA from Geminocystis sp. NIES-3709 encodes the following:
- a CDS encoding response regulator codes for the protein MVVVGILSLTAIIIIIYSLIKKEIEKPLTELMSATDRIAQGNLDFQIEINRKDELGHLGFLFNQMAQKLQESFAFLATTNQELETRVKNRTHQLEEAKEIAEEANRAKSSFLANMSHELRTPLNAIIGYSELLEEEAEDMGEEEFVEDLKKIQGAGKHLLGLINDILDISKIEAGKMELYLEHFEISKIIQEIVVTIQPLMEKNNNVFEVNYSDNLGFMTADITKIRQNMFNLLSNASKFTKDGVITMTIDRYVKDNKDWILFEIKDTGIGMNPSQQAKLFNAFSQADASTTRKYGGTGLGLTITKKFTEMMGGYILLDSEEGKGTTFTSHIPAEVTDIKSEIQKVTIELSTDESNIEQPMKKILVIDDDISTHDVITHFLSDGHFQITSTTNPAEALQLARQIKPDVIILDVVMPKIDGWSVLSQLKADPDLASIPVVMATFLSDRSMGYTLGATDYLTKPLNQNQLKNILGKYNSLSEKTIMIVDDDETTRKMMRRLLEKEGWQVVEAQDGEDGLNKIKINIPKLILLDLMMPKIDGFQFVSLLRQNPDWAKIPVIIISAKDISEKERQQLNSYVEDIIKKGAYDRQSLLKEIHHLIEQATS
- a CDS encoding cache domain-containing protein; protein product: MDTEYINNRNKTKKIFNESLTKKTLIKTVISVGIITIVCNGLGFIYLMKKVKDHAIKNVRIYTEVVVKKESQIFLDSQKNNQNMKTFITQELGVNSVQDIEKFNKILVRRKDGTIRNLQPFDDQNTPGVFLGKNVLINDEMKERVIDFFHIVKSFGRAWENHFVNTYIQIPENGIVIYMPNYPWTEKATSDKIVTTDESFQITTKKNNPSRKTVWTSIYYDATLEDWMVSSVTPIDDTKGNHIGTIGHDILISELQKSTLEEKINGTENVIFDRNGRFIVHPDLMEEIKQSDGNITIDDMIKKTGNKTYDWSVFFELMKSIDLEAPITEGALLHSEKNQEYYVVSQIDGADWYWVTIVPQ
- a CDS encoding amino acid adenylation domain-containing protein yields the protein MSNINCIQDFFENIVQKIPYNIAILTENEQLTYQELHQKSNQLAHYLKGLEIEKKEEILVGICLERNANLIISLLGILKAGFAYVPLDPNYPQDRLDFMIKDSQLSILITQESLSKNLPNHSAIKVNLDQEQDNINRYSTTNITHTDNINSLAYIIYTSGSTGQPKGVEIEHRNTIAFINWAIDFFSLEQLKGVLASTSICFDLSIFEIFVPLSVGGKVILVDNILHLPESSHAQEVTLIDTVPSAIASICKINGIPSSVTTVNLAGEALSNKIVQEVYKFKQIKQVFNLYGPSEDTTFSTVALIPKGYDDIPPIGKPISQTEVLLLDENLQVVPEGELGEIYLTGAGIARGYRNREDLTAERFLPNPFTNDSSSKMYKTGDIAVYLPDGQLRFVGRNDQLVKIRGFRVELGEIEATLEKYPSISKAVVILYNFNEEDKRLIAYLTLRNQGKKDNIISAIQDYLIHKLPPHEIPFSFIILSEFPQTLNGKIDRRALPIPQEETLRKTSYSPPTNSIEIKLTQMWQKSLNLHYIGVNDDFFDLGGDSLKAIVLMDEINTYFNCHISINKFLENSTITCLAENIKAKSYVNLSKDELEFMRKDVILKSDIFPENKFNFKENKDNVFLTGSTGLLGIHLLSQLLINTSYKIYCLVREKKNIDTLKRIEKRLKNNHLWEEKWHDRIIPVIGDLAEPNLGLSIEKFKELAQKIDLIYHCGAWVNIVYPYSFLRRVNVKGTEEIIKLACHFKTKPIFYISTTDVFSSEKITFIKTDQKPDGHFLCGGYAKSKYVAEKLLIMSQSRGVPITIFRPSNIINFTKPNSSFSAEFIPRMLKGCLQLSLFPDIDAIVNLVSVDYISKTIVYLSQQESSLNNSFNLVNPNPIKWSTLLHWMKKNNSNIEIISYQKWYEKLQEIIRSKVDNELTPFLTLLKSENFLQRSLGSFEFQEDKTLQNLFKIISCPCIEEKLLKAYFADYLTQPLIKNNGYRIH
- a CDS encoding response regulator, with the protein product MYKILLVEDNEMNRDMLSRRLKRKGYEIIIAVDGNEGIEKAISEKPDLILMDMSLPIIDGWTATQQLKQKEDTKSTPIIALTAHAMAGDHQKAIDAGCDDYDTKPIELPRLLSKIEFFLS
- a CDS encoding ATP-binding protein, coding for MSEKLTVSATLDSLKIITEYIVKVANMANLEKKAIYKLRLAIDELATNIINYGYSEDDRESYIFFESEISDKTIVITIHDSGIPFDPTSKLEVESEMINVAIDDRPIGGLGIFLAFDGVDEFYYERVDNENINILTIYRK
- a CDS encoding IS5 family transposase produces the protein MKLERIKKLKPEKFKRRFGVKKETYNLLVEIVKKEQNNHKRGRKSKLTVSEQILVTLEYLREYRTYFHISEYWNISESTVCRTVHKIEKILLKSGYFSLGGKKELIKKENEIKAVLIDVTEIAIERPKKRQKIYYSGKKKEHTFKAQLVVNKDTLEIICYVNGRGREHDFKIFKNSRLPLSEKIKCLVDKGYQGIEKIHKLSEIPKKKTKKRKLTQEEKRKNRELNRQRIVIEHVNRKLKIFRILSEKYRNKRKRFGLRFNLIAGIYNYEIVKKDIAII